In Akkermansia muciniphila ATCC BAA-835, the genomic stretch ACGGCGTTTACGACGCCTATACCCAGAACAACCTGCGCTATTCCCAGACGGTGGCGCTGGATATGTACACGGAGAAAAACACCGGCACCAACCTTCCCGCCCAAATTGACCTGGAAGCGGTGGAGGGCATGAAATACTCCTTCCTGTTCGTCGCCAAGGGCGGCGGCTCCGCCAACAAAACTTACCTTTACCAGGAAACGAAGGCCCTGCTCAACCCGGCCACGCTGAAAAAGTTCCTGGTGGAAAAGATGAGTACTCTGGGCACGGCGGCCTGCCCTCCCTATCACATCGCTTTCGTCATTGGCGGAACCTCTGCGGAAAAATGCCTGAAGACCGTGAAGATGGCTTCCACGAAGTACTACGACAATCTGCCGACTACGGGGAACGAACACGGCCGTGCCTTCCGTGACCTGGAACTGGAAAAGGAACTGCATGAAGAAGCGTGCAAACTGGGCCTGGGCGCCCAGTTCGGCGGCAAGTGGTACGCTCTGGACGTGCGAGTTATCCGGCTGCCCCGCCACGGCGCCTCCTGCCCGGTTGGCCTGGGAGTCTCCTGCTCTGCGGACCGCAACGCGAAAGCCAAGATCACGCCGGAGGGCATCTTTATTGAACAGCTGGAAACCAACCCCGGCCAGTATATTCCGGAAGCCCTGCGCATGACCTCCAGCGAAGCTGTCTCCATTGACCTGAACCGCCCGATGAAGGAAGTTCTGAAAGAACTGGGCAAGTACCCCGTCACCACGCGCCTGAGCCTGAACGGCACCATCATTGTGGCGCGCGACATCGCCCACGCCAAGCTGAAGGAACGCCTGGAAAAGGGCGAAGGGCTGCCTCAGTATATGAAGGATCACCCCGTGTACTACGCCGGCCCGGCCAAAACTCCTGAAGGCTACCCCTCCGGTTCCTTCGGCCCCACGACCGCAGGCCGCATGGATTCCTACGTAGACCTGTTCCAGGAAAACGGAGGCTCCATGATCATGATTGCCAAGGGCAACCGCAGCCAGCAGGTAACGGATGCCTGCCGGAAGCACGGCGGCTTTTACCTGGGCTCCATCGGCGGCCCGGCCGCCATTCTGGCCAAGAACAACATCAAAAAAGTGGAACTGCTGGAATACCCGGAACTGGGCATGGAAGCCATCTGGAAAATTGAAGTGGAAGATTTCCCCGCCTTCATTCTGGTAGATGACAAGGGCAACGATTTCTTCGCGAAAATCCGCGAAGGATGGGCCTGCGCCGGTTGCGGGCATTAAGCCTGAACCGGGAAAAAGATGATTCACTGCCGGAGCCTTTCGGGGCTCCGGCTTTTTTATGCCCCGGGTTCAGCCCTCCCAGTACAGACGGAACGAATATCCGGGAGGAAACTTCCGGAATGCCTCGTGCGCCCCTTCACGCAAACAGGTAATAAACCAGCATCAGCGCCAGATTGGCGCCGGCAGCCAGCATCACCCCGCCCGGCTTCAAATACGGCGCCTTTCCAAGAAAGACCGCCAGTACCGCAAAGACGGAGTACAGGGATATCCACATCAGAAAAAATGCTGTCAGGTTCCGCCCGTTCCCCTGCCCGTCCAGGGGCATGTTCCCTCCGGGGAAAAGGAACGGCAACGCCGGAAACACGGCGTAAATGACATATACCCAGTTCTTCACTATCATCCTGAAAGAAACCGTCAGCGGTTCCCTGCCAAACAGGATATTACGGGAGCAGGCGTTCCGCGTCTTTTCCTTCCGCAGAGCGCAGGGCAAATAGAAGGGAAGAAGCATCAGCGCCAGGACGGGGCCTGCATATAAAATAGCGGCCATTCCCGCTACGAAAGCGAAGAAAGCGACAATAAGGACAGGCACGCCTGCCATGAGCAGGAAAAGAAAGGCTGTCCTGCGCTCCGCCTTCTCCCCCATTTTCAGGAAAGACCATGAAA encodes the following:
- a CDS encoding fumarate hydratase, which codes for MATPDFHYQDPFPMEKDDTQYRLITSDYVSVGDFEGHPMLKVEPEGLRLLAAEAFHDVAFFLRPAHLKQVAAILDDPEASDNDKSVALTMLRNAEVASAGILPFCQDTGTATIVGKKGQQVWTGCDDCEQLSHGVYDAYTQNNLRYSQTVALDMYTEKNTGTNLPAQIDLEAVEGMKYSFLFVAKGGGSANKTYLYQETKALLNPATLKKFLVEKMSTLGTAACPPYHIAFVIGGTSAEKCLKTVKMASTKYYDNLPTTGNEHGRAFRDLELEKELHEEACKLGLGAQFGGKWYALDVRVIRLPRHGASCPVGLGVSCSADRNAKAKITPEGIFIEQLETNPGQYIPEALRMTSSEAVSIDLNRPMKEVLKELGKYPVTTRLSLNGTIIVARDIAHAKLKERLEKGEGLPQYMKDHPVYYAGPAKTPEGYPSGSFGPTTAGRMDSYVDLFQENGGSMIMIAKGNRSQQVTDACRKHGGFYLGSIGGPAAILAKNNIKKVELLEYPELGMEAIWKIEVEDFPAFILVDDKGNDFFAKIREGWACAGCGH